A segment of the Neorhodopirellula lusitana genome:
TTGATAACTGCGGCTAGCGTTCGGCGAACCGGACAATCGGGGCAATGATTTTCCGGCGTCGTCTATTGTGATCAATCGATCTTGTTATCGGGCGTGACGTTCTTGATGCGACCTGTTTCGTTGGGCACTTCGAAGGAAGGGCGAGCGTCGTGGAGTAGTCCGGATTACTCGTCTGCATCTCGCAGTTCCGCGTCTTTCGCTTCGATGTCAGCTTGCAGTTGTTCGTACTCCTGGATCGTCATGGAGCCTTGCTCGGTAACCAATCCGCTGCCGTCACCGCCACAGCCTACCAGGCCGACAGCACAGAACAGCAAAATCGTGTAACAGGAAAAGCGTCGTTTCATCTTTGTCGTCTCTTGATATGGATTGCGTGGGGAAACGCTGGCACCTCTTGTGAGATGCCAGCCTATGAGTTTTGCATCGCAGCAATGTTTGATTGCGCGAGCGGTCTCGTGTTGAGCCTTACAGTTCTTCTTGGATCGTTTCTTTTGATCCTCGCGAACCCAGTGCTCCCCAAAGACCGTATGGGCTTTGCGATCCTGGTACGTTCGACGGTAGCGGTGTCGCTGAACCGAGCACTCCAACGGGGGCTTTGGATTGGTCACCGGCTTCAATCGAATCGGTGATGAACTTGATGGCTCCGTCGCCCATCAACACGTGGCAGCCGCCCTGGTGTCGGCTGCTGGGTGGTAACACGCCTGAGCGTTGATACCAGTTGTTCACACCCAGTTCGTTACCGAATGCCAAGCATGCGGGCGAGTTGGGTGGCGACATTGTCAGGCAAGTTGTGAACAAGGCTTCGCCTGAACCCCAGCGATACCCGCGACCACGGGTTGCGTCGGCGGTGGTGGCACCACTGCCCCAAAACAAGGGGCGGTTTGCGTCGATGTCAGCGTGTCCCGAGCAAAGGCTTGGTGCCCCCAAGGGAGTCACTGCGACACCGACTGGGTCTTCACCCCGGACAATCATGCCATCGTTGTAAAGCACGTTTGTGCGAGTATCTCGGTCGCCAAGATCGGAGGCAATTTCACCGGCCATGATCGTGTTGGCGAGACCATCCAAAATGTCGCGAAACTTAGTCGTCGTGCGAGGCACAAACACGCCACGCTGGCTGGCACGTGTGTACTGGGATAGGGTGCTGGTGATGTTCAGGTTGTTGTCCGTCGGGCCCGCACCGCCACGCAGTGGGCTGTCGCCAAGGCAAGCGGCGTAGTTCGTGCGACCATAGCCTGGAAGTCCAACGCCTGGGTCACTGGGGCAGCGCAGGGTTGGGATCTGTGTCAGCCAGGGCGGGTATTGGGAGTGTTGCGGTGTGGGGCCAAAAGCGTTCCATGCGTTCGATGCCATGGAACCTCGTGCAGCCGGATCGTTGATGATGCCATCAACACGACCGACAAGTGGATTGGAGACTTGCTCCCACAGTGCTTGGCCTTCGAAAAACGGCAACAACCCGATGTAGATGCTAAGCTGTTGTTGGTTGTAGTCGTTCGAGGTGCCAATGCCTGACTGGCCTGGGGTGCCGGTCCCCGTTTTGTGGCGTGGTAGTTGATTGTAAGCGGAGTGGTAGTTGTGAATCGCCAGTCCGATTTGCTTGAAGTTGTTGCTGCAACTCATCCGCCGAGCGGCTTCACGAGCCGCCTGAACCGCGGGCAGCAGCAGGCCAACTAGGACCCCAATGATCGCGATCACAACTAATAGTTCCACCAGTGTGAAACCTCGCCGATGATTTGGATCGGCATTCGAAAAAGACATGTTTTGACTCCAGTAGGAATGGATGAAAGTCGATTGCCGGATCAAAAGACCCGTCCGCGAATCGATGAAATGCAATCTCTCTACTGAACTAAACAAATCTCAGCGGGCTCTTTAAACACATTCGAACGTTTTTATGTTGGATTGTGTTTGGTTAGATGGCCCAGGCATCCATTGGCCGGGTGACATGCCACGATTGAGGCTCCCAAACGGAGCCGTATTGGCGATGCCAAACGAGGCCGTTTTCGAGCATTTTTGGGGAATACGGTAGGCTGTCGCGGAAGTCGTCAAAACTTTCGAGCTCTACGCCTGGTCACGAAACTCTTGACGAGTTCGACTCCGACAAAAATCAGAATGCTCAAGCGTCTCTGTTACCGCGGTGGCACGCTGATTTGGAATGTGTGCGGAATTGGAGCTTGAGCTGAGTTCCCGTTTTAGATCGCCCGTTTCCATTTCTTCCAAGCGACCTGGGCAGCGTTTCTAGTCGACAAATCGAATCGAGATCGACTTGGGGACCATGGCGATTTGGGACTGTGGGAATTGGCCCTTGGAAATCACGATGCGGCGAAGATGCTTGTTTTCTACCAACGGGGACAAGTCATTGACCTTGGTGTTGCTGATGTCGATCTCGTGGGCTGTCAGCCCTCGGATTTCTTGCAAGTCTTGAAAGTCAGTTCCGCGAATGTCGATCTTCTTGGGGCTCAACGAATACAGCAGATTGACCTTCACCCCGGGCGGCCAATCTCGGACCAGCGTTCGGCTGAGGGTGGTGAGTCCTTGGCCTCGCAAGCGAACGGATCGGTTGGTCGAGTTGAAGGTCAGTTCGGGCGACGTCCAGTTGGGGTTGTTGATGCTGACCCATTCTTGAACGATTCTCGAGCGGTCCGCTTCCGGCCGAGGGTGTTCCGCATCGAAAACGATCAGCTTTTCAGCCAAGGGGGCACGCGAGAATTTCGACTTGCACAGGTCTTTGACCAAAGCGATTAAGTCATCGGTTTGAAGGAAGTCGTTTCCTGTTTGGCGTTTGCGGTAGATAGGTGCAAGCTTGACGAGGTCGTCATCGACCACCTTGTTGGACTCAATCAGTTCAAGGGCGGTTGCGAAGTCTTGGACAAGGAAACACATCCAGAGCTTCTGCATCCACACTTCGGAATCCCGTGGTGGATTGTTGGCCAGAACATCGTCGAGTTGCTTCATTGCCAATTCGACGGACAGGGCGAGTTGTCGATTGTCGTGAAGGTACATCAGCGGCAGGCTGGTAACGTCGTCCACGCTGGAAACCGCTGAAACGACTTGCCGTACGAGGCGTTCTTCGGACCTCTGTTTCTCGGAAAGATACCGTGCGAGCGCCTCTTCTGCGTTTTCCTGAGCTAGTTCCGCTTCGGTTTGAGCGTCTTCGGCGGCGTATCTGGCGATTTGCATGCGAGCACGATCTTGTTCGGCCTCAAGTCTGGCTTGGACGGCATCGTCACGAGCCGCTAAGGCAGCACCTTGGCTACGGCGCAGTCCAATTGCAAAGATCCCCAATGACAACGTCACGATTAAGATTGCACCGAAGACAACCGCACAAATGTCACGATGACGCCGATAGAAAAGCACCGACTCGCGAACGAAGCTGGATTGTTCAACCGACGTGCTGTAGCCCTCAAGATACCGTTTGATGTCTTCCCGTAGCGAACTGACACTGGCGTATCGATCTGCCGGATCGTCAGCGGTTGCTTTGGAAATGATTGCAATGAGCACCGCGTCGTCTTGCATTGCGTCGCGGTGTTCCTTGGAATACGACTGCAACGTGACTAACTCGAATAGTACACAGCCAATGGCATAGATATCCATTTGTGCTGTCTTAGCCGTCTTGCGATCTTTTTGCTCAGGGGCCATGTAGAGTGGCGTCCCTTTGACTGCGTCCAGCAGCGAACCGTAAAGATCGGGATCCAGCAACGCTTCGGAATCATGCTGTTCTTCGTAATGGGGCATGACGACACCCATTCCCCAGTCGCAAACCTGGGTCTCGCCGAATTCGCCAACCTGGATGTTTTCCGGCTTAATATCCAGATGCAAAACACGCCGCGAATGGGCATAAGCGATCGCTTCACAAACCCTAAGGCAAATTGCCAGTCGTTCTCTTAAGGTGAGTTGTTCAGTTTCGTCACGGAGCTGACGCAGGACTTCGCGGAGCGTTCGCCCGCGTTTGAATTCCATCGTGAAAAACGGACGCCCTTCCTTATCCACATCCATGTCGAATAAATCGATGATGCAAGGATGCTCTAACCGCGCCGTCAGGTGTGCTTCTCTTAGGAACGCATCGAAGTGATCAAAGGAGTGTTGGGCGAGTGGTTTTGCCAGGGCAACGTGCCGGGAAGCTCTCGCATCGAACACGCGATAGACTTCCTTCATTCCGCCACGGCCGATCAGTTCCGGGGTTTGATATCGGTCGTTGATGGAGCTGATTGCTGTGTACAGCGGGCACTGATCATCGAGCTTCGAAGCGTCCAGCGGGACTTTGGTGGTCACATCGACTTCGTCGTACAAATCGTTGACCATCGGACCCAGCCGACGAAGGGCGTTCGCAATCGTTTCCTTCTTCACGATTCGTTCTCGGGGAACTCGAGTTCTTGACGCACGCATTTTACCTCATGAGTCAGTCGCTTTTTAACTCGGTTTTTCAGCACGTAAACACTTTGCATGCTGATGCCGAGGGCTTCACTGATTTGTTCAGTCGATTCGCCCTCGGAGCTTCTTAAGAAGACCTCCAGTGCATTGCCTGAAAATATTTGGCCGAGCCGCTCTAGGGCGAGTCCAATGACGTGTTGTTGCCACTCTTGTTCGATCAACAGTTCGAGTTCAGACGGCTTTTCCAGCAGCGATTCCGCCTGCTCTGAAGCAATCTCGTTTAGGTTGTCTGCCCGTTTCTGCTTTCGGTAATCATTGATCGCGACATTGCGGATTAAACGTGATAACCAGGTCCGAAACCTGGCATGTTCAGATTCACGGCGATAGTTGGAAAGCTCTTTCCAAAGTCGAGCCAACACTTGCTGGCAAATGTCATCAACGTCTTTGGGGGCAACGCCAATTTTGCCTAAGAACTGACGAATGAAGGGCTCGTAGTAACGCAATAGCTCATCCCAATCAGGATGGTTCGGTCCCGATTGGACTCGCTCGAGCAACGAAGCTCGCGTCGGCAGACTTTGCGATTGATTCATTTACTCGAATGTTTCCAATAGCAAGTGGGGTGAGGCGACGCATGGTTTTAAGTGCACTGGAAATTTTGATTTCCATGAAATAGCGAGGAAACCCCAGCCAGGGTCTCAATGTACCGCTACTTGCTTTGAATCGCTTGAATTGCGAATTCAACTAGTGGTGCCGGATCCTTCAGGGAGTGTGGGTGGTGACCGAGTCCGGGGCGGCGAAGTTCCTTGATGGTGCCGCCCAGTTCGCGGTAGCGTTTGACTAGCAGGTCGCTGTTTTCGCTAGGCGGGACCACGTTATCGGCTTCGTTGATCATCGCGAAAATCGGCACACCGGCTTTGGCGAGTCCGGCCAAACGATGCAAAGGTCCGTCGTCGATTGCTTCAGTTTCTTCGTCGGTCATTTGATAGGCGGCCAAACAGGTCTTCCAGGTCCTCGGGCCCCCG
Coding sequences within it:
- a CDS encoding RNA polymerase sigma factor — encoded protein: MNQSQSLPTRASLLERVQSGPNHPDWDELLRYYEPFIRQFLGKIGVAPKDVDDICQQVLARLWKELSNYRRESEHARFRTWLSRLIRNVAINDYRKQKRADNLNEIASEQAESLLEKPSELELLIEQEWQQHVIGLALERLGQIFSGNALEVFLRSSEGESTEQISEALGISMQSVYVLKNRVKKRLTHEVKCVRQELEFPENES
- a CDS encoding serine/threonine protein kinase, giving the protein MKKETIANALRRLGPMVNDLYDEVDVTTKVPLDASKLDDQCPLYTAISSINDRYQTPELIGRGGMKEVYRVFDARASRHVALAKPLAQHSFDHFDAFLREAHLTARLEHPCIIDLFDMDVDKEGRPFFTMEFKRGRTLREVLRQLRDETEQLTLRERLAICLRVCEAIAYAHSRRVLHLDIKPENIQVGEFGETQVCDWGMGVVMPHYEEQHDSEALLDPDLYGSLLDAVKGTPLYMAPEQKDRKTAKTAQMDIYAIGCVLFELVTLQSYSKEHRDAMQDDAVLIAIISKATADDPADRYASVSSLREDIKRYLEGYSTSVEQSSFVRESVLFYRRHRDICAVVFGAILIVTLSLGIFAIGLRRSQGAALAARDDAVQARLEAEQDRARMQIARYAAEDAQTEAELAQENAEEALARYLSEKQRSEERLVRQVVSAVSSVDDVTSLPLMYLHDNRQLALSVELAMKQLDDVLANNPPRDSEVWMQKLWMCFLVQDFATALELIESNKVVDDDLVKLAPIYRKRQTGNDFLQTDDLIALVKDLCKSKFSRAPLAEKLIVFDAEHPRPEADRSRIVQEWVSINNPNWTSPELTFNSTNRSVRLRGQGLTTLSRTLVRDWPPGVKVNLLYSLSPKKIDIRGTDFQDLQEIRGLTAHEIDISNTKVNDLSPLVENKHLRRIVISKGQFPQSQIAMVPKSISIRFVD
- a CDS encoding DUF1559 domain-containing protein; its protein translation is MSFSNADPNHRRGFTLVELLVVIAIIGVLVGLLLPAVQAAREAARRMSCSNNFKQIGLAIHNYHSAYNQLPRHKTGTGTPGQSGIGTSNDYNQQQLSIYIGLLPFFEGQALWEQVSNPLVGRVDGIINDPAARGSMASNAWNAFGPTPQHSQYPPWLTQIPTLRCPSDPGVGLPGYGRTNYAACLGDSPLRGGAGPTDNNLNITSTLSQYTRASQRGVFVPRTTTKFRDILDGLANTIMAGEIASDLGDRDTRTNVLYNDGMIVRGEDPVGVAVTPLGAPSLCSGHADIDANRPLFWGSGATTADATRGRGYRWGSGEALFTTCLTMSPPNSPACLAFGNELGVNNWYQRSGVLPPSSRHQGGCHVLMGDGAIKFITDSIEAGDQSKAPVGVLGSATPLPSNVPGSQSPYGLWGALGSRGSKETIQEEL